The genome window AAGTGCTAAGCCCTCAGATTCTTAGCACGATCCAAAATCTGAATGTATTTTTTGTAGAGAATGTTCGGACGGCCAGGCGCTTTATCAGCGGCCTCCGGTTAGGTAAGGTCATTGACGAATTAACATTTATCGAGCTGCATAAGGACACGCCTGAGCACATTACGCGTGAGCATTTGCGGGCGCTTACCCAGGATGCGGGCGTGCTGTCGGAAGCGGGTTGCCCGGGTGTGGCTGACCCCGGCGCCGTGGCGGTGGGCCTGGCTCATATACTGGGCATTCAGGTGGTGCCATTGGTTGGCCCTTCCTCCATTTTGTTGGCGCTGATGGCTTCTGGGCTGAGCGGCCAGTCTTTTGCGTTTCACGGCTATCTGCCTATTGATAAGTCCGAAAGGAAAAAAGCTTTGCAGCAGTTGGAACGCGACTCTAGACAAACCGGCCAGACGCAGATTTTCATGGAAACACCATTTCGTAACAACACATTTTTAGAGGCGATCCTCGAATCCTGCGCACCGGATACCATGCTTTGTATTGCTGCTAATGTGACGGCTGAGGATGAGTTTATTAAGACGATGTCTGTCAAAAACTGGAAATCGGCCAAGCCCGATCTGCACAAGAAACCTACGATTTTCCTGATTGGGTAATGCTAAAATGTTATACAATCTTTCCAACCATCTGTGCCGGGAACTGATCATAATGGTAATTAAAGTCAATAACTCAACTACAAACTTTACTCCACCATGAAAAAATGGATCCTGTTTTTGGTATTTCCGCTGGCTGCTTTCATGTCATCGTGCAAGGACGACGATTCGCTTAATGCCGTATTTATCTCCGATTCCGCTTTTGAAACCGGCACGGATGGCTGGGCAGCTGAGTTTGCTGAATACGACACAACCACCGATTCTTCAACACTTCGCATGTTAGCTGTCCGCTCACGGCTGCCAACCGGCCTGGATACGAGCAAATACGCCTATTTCGTTGAGGCGTCAAATCGCAGTGATGATATGTTTATGTATCTCAAAAAGAGACTGACCGGCTTTAATGCGAACCAGACTTATAACATCACATTTGAAGTAACCATTGCAACAAATTACCCCGAAGACGGCCTAGGCGCCGGCGGCGCTCCCGGCGGTTCCATGTTTCTGAAAGCCGGCGCGTCTGGTGTTCAGCCAGGCCGGAGACTGGTAAGTGGAACATACGAATTCAATCTTGACAAGGGAGCCCAGTCGGAGGAAGGCGTTGATGCGGTTATCCTTGGAAACGCAACCAACGAAAGCACTCAGAGCGCATTCAGGCTCACCAAAAAGTCCAACACGAAACCATTTGCCGTGAAGGCGAACGAGAATGGTGAGATTTGGCTCTTTGTGGGCGTTGATTCCGGTTATGAAGGTCTCAACACCGTTTATTACGACCGGGTCAAAGCATTTATATCTGCGCAATAACGGTTCCCTGCAACTTATGATTTAAAGCGCTGCTGCATTTTTAATGTAGCGGCGCTTTTTGTTTTTGGCACATTCAGGGCATCTTTCAGGTCTGTTTGCAAAGTGTTTTGTAACTTCGTCCGAAACTATTGCAGCTCTTATCCATATAAAATGACGACCGTTCAGACTTTCACATTCAACCCATTTCAGGAAAATACCTACGTGCTTTATGACGAAACGGGCGAGGCGGTCATCATTGATCCGGGCTGTGTGGAGAAAGATGAATACGAGGAATTATATGGTTTTATTGAAAAAAATGGTCTGAAACCGGTCGCGATCATCAACACGCATGCACACATTGACCATGTGCTGGGCGTTGCAGCTGTAAAACGGAAATATAACATTCCCTTCGCGTTGCACCAGATCGATGAACCTTACCTGCGAGCCGTTAAAACTTACGCTTCAAATTATGGCTTTTACCAGTTTGACGAGCCCGAAATTGACCGTTATCTGACAGAAGGAGAAATTGTGAAATTCGGTACAACTGAGCTGGAAGTCATTTTTGTCCCCGGCCACGCTCCCGGACACGTTGCATTTGTAAGCCATGCTGATCATTTCGTAATTGGCGGTGACGTACTGTTTTACATGAGCATCGGGCGTTCGGATCTGCCGGGAGGAAACCATGAGATTTTAATCAACAGCATTCGCACCAAAATGTTTACATTGCCTGATGACTATAAGGTTTACGCAGGCCATATGCAGGCAACGACCATTGGTTTCGAGAAGAAGAACAACCCTTTTTTCAAATAACCCATGATCCGCCGCAACATTCCCAACGCCCTCACCTGTGCAAACCTGCTATGCGGGTGCATAGGCGTCGTAGAAGCGTTTCACAATAATCTGGTTATTTCCTGCATTTTAATAGGGGCAGCACTTATTTTTGATTTTTTTGACGGCTTTTTGGCGAGGCTATTGAAAGTGAGTTCTGCCATCGGAAAAGATCTTGACTCGCTGGCCGACATGGTAACATTCGGATTGCTGCCTGCCATTATCGTTTATCAGCTCCTGATGCAAAGCATTCCTGACCTGCTCGGCATATGGAAAGCTTATCCTGCGTTTATCATTGCCATATTCTCAGCGCTAAGGCTGGCGAAGTTTAACAATGATCCCCGCCAGAGCGATTCCTTCATTGGCCTGCCCACTCCAGCCAACGCAATGCTGATCGCATCGCTTCCGGTTATCCTGTTGACCAAAGATCCGTTCTGGAAAGACATTATTGTCAACACCACCAATCTCCTCATCTTATCCGTTGTAATGTCGTTCATGCTGGTCATGGAAATGCCATTGATCGCATTGAAATTCAAGCATTTCGGCTGGAAAGGGAATGAATTCCGGTTTTTGCTGATCGCATCGACGGTGATCCTGATCCTGACGCTTAAAATCCTTGCAGTGCCCGCCATTATCATTCTTTACATCCTGCTTTCAGTGGTGGATAATGTCACGAAAAAGGATAGATCAATTGGTAACATTTAGTTTTTATTGCAACTTTGTCACGGGTGTTTTCAAGTAATTCTTCGCAAAAAAAGTATGGCTTTCTCTAAAATAACCGGTCTTGGCTATTACGTGCCTGATAACATTGTCACCAATAATGACCTGACCAAATGGATGGAGACTTCGGATGAATGGATCCAGGAAAGGACCGGAATCTGCGAACGGCGCTACTTTGAGCATGGAAAAGACACCAATTACAGCATGGCCGCCGCAGCGTCCCGGCAGGCACTGGAACGCGCAGGTTTGGAGCCCAACGACATCGACGTTATCGTTTACGCCACCATTACACCCGACTATTTCTTTCCCGGCTCTGCCTTCTTAATGCAGCGCGAGCTCGGCATGGACGGGAAGCCGGTGATCGATATCCGTCAGCAATGTTCCGGGTTTGTATATGCGCTTTCCATTGCTGATCAATTCATCCGCTCCGGCATGTATAAGACAGCACTGGTGATTGGCAGCGAGATCCAATCTTCCTGGATTGACAAGACCACGGCCGGCAGAAACACCGCTGTAATCTTCGGAGACGGCGCTGGGGCAGCGGTTCTTACCGCCACTGAAGATCCCCAACATTGTATATTATCTACACACCTTCACGCAGACGGGCGTTTTGCAGAAGATTTATATGTAAAAGAACCAGGCAGCAGCCGCCCTGGCCGGGCTGCCACAAAAGAAATGCTCGACGAGGGTGGTTTCAATGTTCATATGAATGGAAATGCGGTTTTCAAGCACGCAATCGTCCGTTTTGGAGAGGTGATCAATGAGGCCCTGGAAGCGAATGGATTTCAGCAAAGCGATCTTGATTTACTGGTTCCGCACCAGGCCAATATCCGCATCAGCGACTATGTCCGCCAGCAATTAGGGCTGTCTGAGACACAGGTAGTTAATAATATTCAACGTTTCGGTAACACCACAGCAGCCTCCATCCCCATCGCCATGGCGGAAGCCTGGGAGCAGGGGCGGTTACAAGATGGAAACCTGATTTGTCTGGCTGCTTTCGGAAGCGGGTTTACGTGGGCTTCTGCGCTGATCAGGTGGTAAATAGCCTAATATTGGCCAACTGAAAGCATTACTAGCGTGCATCCCTCTATTGGTATGATATTTTTATCTTTAAGGATGCTTTTAAATTCAGGATTCTCTGTACCGGGATTGAAGATGACGCGTTTAGGGTTTAAAGAAAGGATATAATCGTAATATTCGGGCTGATGGGTTGGATTAATGTATAACGTCACCGTATCTACATCCTTCCAATCTTGTTTGTCCAAATGAATTTCTTCACCTAATGCAGTTCCCTTTCTCCGGCCAAGGAGCAAAATCGGATGTCCGTAGGTTCTGAGTTTTTGTGCAGCCAGATAAGCGTATCTGGTGGGATTTGAGGTTGCTCCGAGGATAAGCGTGCGCTTCATACTTTTAGATTTAGTGAACAAATGGAATCATATTCCTTGCTCATTAACATCGAAAAGATGCAAAATCGTTTCCAAGACAACAGATCGTGTGAGTGAGTACTAAAATCAGCTTTAAAAACTATTATATATTGTATCAAAATGAATGAGTCAAATGTAGGTCGGAGTTTCTGGAACGAAAAGTGGGCAAAAATTATCTTCGACGAAATCGAGAACGCTCCTCATTACGAAGTATCAAATTACGGCAGATTAAAGAGCTTTCAGAATAATCCAAAAGAAGGCGCAGTGATAAAAGGCTCTGTAATACAAGGTTACAGATCATTAAATATAAGGGTAACAGGTGGAAAGACGATCAACAGATACGTGCACAAGCTCGTAGCGGAGCATTTTGTTGACAAACCAAGCGATGAGCACATCTTCGTGATCCACTCGGATTTTGAAAAACAAAACAACCATTTCGAGAACCTGAAATGGGTTACAAAAGCTGAAATGATCGACCACAACCGGGAAAACCCTGCATTTATCAACCGTGTTATTCCAAGAAGGACTAAAAATTATAAACTGACAGAAAGCAAGGTAAGGATCATTAAGAAGCTGTTGAAGAACGACAATAACCGCTTAAAAATGATTGCAAAGCAGTTTGGGATCACGCATACGCAGCTTAACAGGATTCGTTCAGGAGAAAACTGGAAACATGTAACCATTGAAGATTAAAGCAAATACTTAATTACACTTTTTCCTCGGTAGAAACCGTATAACCAGTGCCGTTCGCTCCTTCCTCGAAATCGACAGACAAACCGATTACGTACATAAGGTGTCGCCTGTCTACAAAGATCTTGATATCGTCCACCACATAAGTCTGGTCATGCTCGGTTGCGGTGTCAAAACCCAGCAGAAATGAACCGCTGCATGCGCCGCCTTTGAGTCCGACCCTTAATCCGTAAGTATCTGGAATTTTATTGGCGGCTAATGTTGTCCTTATTTCCGTTTTGGCCTTTTCTGTAAGCTGAACAGGGCTTTCCATTTGAAATCTGATGCAATGTTGTGTTAAGTATCTCCATGAACACGAAAGGCTGTTAATCCATTCGCTCTTTCAAATAATTCTCTGCTTAATGCAGTTATTCCTTTAATTTTGCGGTTTATTGATCAAAATCAGCATTCTAAAAACGATGGAATATTATTCACTGCTTGTTATTCTCGTGCTTGGCCTTGCCATAATCTTCGGCATTTATGCAACCATTACAACCGTAGCATCCAAGTTGTCGGATAAGCAAAGATGGGAAATCCGCGGCAAACATACCGACATTACACTTCCGTTAAGGTTGCAGGCTTACGAACGCATGTGCCTCTTTCTAGAACGGATCGCACCTAATAATTTGTTGATAAGACTGGTGCCCTCGGCAATGAGCGCCCTGGAATTGCAACAGATCCTGCTGCACGAGATCCGCGAAGAATACAATCATAATGTTGCGCAGCAAATGTACATCAGCAGCAATGCATGGGAACAGGTCACGAACGCTATGAATGAAATGGTTGCAGTTATTAACCAGGCTTCTACGGAAGTGGCTGCGGACTCTCCTCCTGCGGATCTTGCAAAAAAAATATTTTCGCACGTGATCGAGAGAGAAGTGCAGCCTTCGGCACATGCATTAAAGGTCTTGAAAGAAGAAATCAGGACTTTATTTTAAAAAGCAACCGGCTGTCGGGTCATGGCTGTCGGATTGCGTTATGTTTTACAATATTTCAGGCCGAAAGCGGATTACCGCAGGCTGATAGCCATAAAAAATGCTTTATCCCAATACATTAGAACAAAAATTAGGCTTCGACAAGCTGCGGGAGCGGCTCAAAGAAGCTTGCATAAGCCCGCTCGGACAAAGTTACGTTGAGAAAATCAAGTTTTCGGAAAATTTCGGGCTTGTCGAAAAACTGGTAAGCCAAACTGCTGAAATGCAGAAGATTATGCAGATCGGTGAAAATTTCCCTTCTCAAAATTACATTGACGCCACTTCCTTTCTGAAACGCGCGGCCATTGAGGGAATGCTGCTCACGCAGGCCGAATTTTCTGATATTAAAGTTTCGCTGCTCACTATCAGACTTTGCCTTCGCTTTTTCGCAAATGAAGAGCCGGAAGCTTACCCGATCCTGGGTGAGTATGCCAAAACAATCCGCGTCGACAAGGCCATTACGGACGCCATTGACCGCATTATTGATGATCGGGGGCAGATCCGCGATTCGGCTTCATCGGAATTATCGCGCATCAGAAAAAGGCTTATATCCGAACAGGCGGGCATTCGCAAGAAGCTGGATACGATCCTGAAATCGGCACGGAGCAATGGCTGGGTTGGCGACGATGTTTCACTCACCATACGCAATGGCCGGATGGTTATTCCGGTTGCTGCTGAGCACAAGCGTAAGCTGCGGGGATTCGTGCACGACGAGTCGGCCACCGGGCAAACCGTATTCATTGAACCAACGGATGTTTTCGAATCCAATAACGAGATCCGTGAACTGGAATACGAGGAACGCCGCGAGATTAACCGGATTCTACTCGAACTTACGGCACAGCTCCGTCCTTACGTCCCGGATCTGCAAAAGGCCTATGGCTTTTTGGGGCTGATGGATTTCCTGAGGGCCAAAGCAAAGCTCGCTGCTGAAATGAGTGCGATTAACCCGCCCTTTTTTAATAAGCAGTTCATAGACTGGCGCGATGCAAGGCACCCGTTATTACATCTTTCTTTCCAA of Dyadobacter chenhuakuii contains these proteins:
- a CDS encoding 3-oxoacyl-ACP synthase III family protein — protein: MAFSKITGLGYYVPDNIVTNNDLTKWMETSDEWIQERTGICERRYFEHGKDTNYSMAAAASRQALERAGLEPNDIDVIVYATITPDYFFPGSAFLMQRELGMDGKPVIDIRQQCSGFVYALSIADQFIRSGMYKTALVIGSEIQSSWIDKTTAGRNTAVIFGDGAGAAVLTATEDPQHCILSTHLHADGRFAEDLYVKEPGSSRPGRAATKEMLDEGGFNVHMNGNAVFKHAIVRFGEVINEALEANGFQQSDLDLLVPHQANIRISDYVRQQLGLSETQVVNNIQRFGNTTAASIPIAMAEAWEQGRLQDGNLICLAAFGSGFTWASALIRW
- a CDS encoding NUMOD4 domain-containing protein, whose translation is MNESNVGRSFWNEKWAKIIFDEIENAPHYEVSNYGRLKSFQNNPKEGAVIKGSVIQGYRSLNIRVTGGKTINRYVHKLVAEHFVDKPSDEHIFVIHSDFEKQNNHFENLKWVTKAEMIDHNRENPAFINRVIPRRTKNYKLTESKVRIIKKLLKNDNNRLKMIAKQFGITHTQLNRIRSGENWKHVTIED
- the pssA gene encoding CDP-diacylglycerol--serine O-phosphatidyltransferase codes for the protein MIRRNIPNALTCANLLCGCIGVVEAFHNNLVISCILIGAALIFDFFDGFLARLLKVSSAIGKDLDSLADMVTFGLLPAIIVYQLLMQSIPDLLGIWKAYPAFIIAIFSALRLAKFNNDPRQSDSFIGLPTPANAMLIASLPVILLTKDPFWKDIIVNTTNLLILSVVMSFMLVMEMPLIALKFKHFGWKGNEFRFLLIASTVILILTLKILAVPAIIILYILLSVVDNVTKKDRSIGNI
- a CDS encoding CoA-binding protein — protein: MKRTLILGATSNPTRYAYLAAQKLRTYGHPILLLGRRKGTALGEEIHLDKQDWKDVDTVTLYINPTHQPEYYDYILSLNPKRVIFNPGTENPEFKSILKDKNIIPIEGCTLVMLSVGQY
- a CDS encoding SAM-dependent methyltransferase; the encoded protein is MNQLPTKLYLIPTILADDTQQKVLSPQILSTIQNLNVFFVENVRTARRFISGLRLGKVIDELTFIELHKDTPEHITREHLRALTQDAGVLSEAGCPGVADPGAVAVGLAHILGIQVVPLVGPSSILLALMASGLSGQSFAFHGYLPIDKSERKKALQQLERDSRQTGQTQIFMETPFRNNTFLEAILESCAPDTMLCIAANVTAEDEFIKTMSVKNWKSAKPDLHKKPTIFLIG
- a CDS encoding HesB/IscA family protein — translated: MESPVQLTEKAKTEIRTTLAANKIPDTYGLRVGLKGGACSGSFLLGFDTATEHDQTYVVDDIKIFVDRRHLMYVIGLSVDFEEGANGTGYTVSTEEKV
- a CDS encoding MBL fold metallo-hydrolase — its product is MTTVQTFTFNPFQENTYVLYDETGEAVIIDPGCVEKDEYEELYGFIEKNGLKPVAIINTHAHIDHVLGVAAVKRKYNIPFALHQIDEPYLRAVKTYASNYGFYQFDEPEIDRYLTEGEIVKFGTTELEVIFVPGHAPGHVAFVSHADHFVIGGDVLFYMSIGRSDLPGGNHEILINSIRTKMFTLPDDYKVYAGHMQATTIGFEKKNNPFFK
- a CDS encoding DUF7935 family protein, which gives rise to MEYYSLLVILVLGLAIIFGIYATITTVASKLSDKQRWEIRGKHTDITLPLRLQAYERMCLFLERIAPNNLLIRLVPSAMSALELQQILLHEIREEYNHNVAQQMYISSNAWEQVTNAMNEMVAVINQASTEVAADSPPADLAKKIFSHVIEREVQPSAHALKVLKEEIRTLF